The Bradyrhizobium ottawaense genome window below encodes:
- a CDS encoding FMN-dependent NADH-azoreductase: protein MAKILHLSCSPRPDSESSAGARVFLDGFRQARPDWDLDVVDLWRERMPEFSGPIAEAKYARMNGQAFNDAQRDSFAEAERMALRFSLADRVLISTPMWNFSIPYKLKQWFDIIVQPGLTFRFDPSQGYLPLLKDRPTLVILASGSDFATGMNRGRIDMATPYLRDILRFIGIDNVRFVPIGPTTGPQQPIEAARDRAHRRLAAMAATF, encoded by the coding sequence GTGGCAAAGATTTTGCACCTCTCCTGCTCGCCGCGCCCTGACTCCGAGTCGAGTGCCGGCGCGCGCGTCTTTCTTGACGGCTTTCGCCAGGCCCGGCCGGACTGGGACCTCGATGTCGTGGACCTGTGGCGGGAGCGGATGCCGGAATTCTCAGGCCCCATCGCCGAGGCCAAATATGCACGGATGAACGGGCAAGCCTTCAACGACGCGCAACGCGACAGCTTTGCCGAGGCCGAGCGAATGGCGCTGCGGTTTTCGTTGGCCGATCGCGTGCTGATCTCGACGCCGATGTGGAACTTCAGCATTCCCTACAAGCTCAAGCAGTGGTTTGACATCATCGTCCAGCCCGGGCTGACGTTCCGGTTCGACCCGTCACAGGGCTATCTCCCGCTGCTCAAGGATCGGCCGACGCTGGTGATTCTCGCCAGTGGCAGCGACTTCGCCACCGGCATGAACCGCGGCCGCATCGACATGGCAACGCCTTACCTGCGCGACATCCTGCGCTTCATCGGTATCGACAATGTCCGTTTCGTGCCGATCGGGCCAACCACGGGACCGCAACAGCCGATCGAGGCCGCGCGGGACAGGGCCCATCGACGGCTGGCCGCAATGGCCGCGACTTTCTGA
- a CDS encoding isochorismatase family protein, which yields MTHVTLRSEFETLIDPYAPVAQVGTGFDFTEGPIWHPVDHYLLFSDMPGDVRRRWDARRGVAEVKRPSNKCNGMTYDAELNLIVCEHATSSLIRERPDGRREVLASHFQGQELNSPNDVCVHSSGAIYFSDPWYGRMPVYGVERPRQLGFQGVYRLVPGGEPKLVVERNLFDQPNGLCFSPDEKLLYVNDTVQALIRVFDVNADGSLSNARVFASGIRSELEAGLPDGMKCDQHGNIWVTAPGGVWVYSPRGELLGKVRAPEMVANLAWGGPDFRTLYLTSTHSVYAIPTKVGPRHEPYMAGRRSSGGQAASASPAPILADGDMRLDPQRCAMIIQDLQNDVIMDGGAFAESGAPGHAKQQHVVENVRRLAETARARGVAIIHVWFVVEPGAPGVTLNAPLFEGLVDSKAMVRGSWGAAPVSGLEPRPGDFVVEKMRMSAWEGTRLETILKATGRDMIINTGAWTNMSVEHTARTGADKGYFMIVPEDCCSTMNADWHNASINFAMQNVAIVTRADAVIRALG from the coding sequence ATGACGCACGTCACCTTGCGAAGCGAATTCGAAACTTTGATCGACCCCTATGCGCCGGTCGCGCAGGTCGGCACCGGCTTTGACTTCACGGAGGGACCGATCTGGCATCCGGTCGATCACTATCTGCTGTTCTCGGACATGCCGGGTGACGTGCGCCGGCGCTGGGATGCGCGGCGCGGCGTGGCCGAGGTCAAGCGTCCCTCGAACAAGTGCAACGGCATGACCTATGATGCCGAGCTCAATCTGATCGTCTGCGAGCACGCGACCTCGTCGCTGATCCGCGAACGGCCGGACGGGCGGCGCGAGGTGCTGGCTTCGCACTTCCAGGGCCAGGAGCTGAACAGCCCGAACGACGTCTGCGTGCACTCCTCCGGCGCGATCTATTTCTCAGACCCTTGGTACGGCCGGATGCCGGTCTATGGCGTGGAGCGGCCGCGCCAGCTCGGCTTCCAGGGCGTCTATCGCCTCGTGCCCGGCGGCGAACCGAAGCTCGTGGTCGAGCGCAATCTGTTCGACCAGCCGAACGGCCTGTGCTTCTCGCCGGACGAGAAGCTGCTCTATGTCAACGACACCGTGCAGGCGCTGATCCGCGTCTTCGACGTCAACGCCGACGGCTCGCTGTCGAATGCGCGGGTGTTCGCAAGCGGCATCCGCTCCGAGCTCGAAGCCGGCCTGCCCGACGGCATGAAGTGCGATCAGCACGGCAATATCTGGGTCACCGCGCCCGGCGGCGTCTGGGTCTATTCGCCGCGCGGCGAGCTGCTCGGCAAGGTCCGCGCGCCCGAGATGGTCGCCAACCTCGCCTGGGGCGGGCCGGATTTCCGCACGCTGTATCTGACCTCGACACATTCGGTCTATGCCATTCCGACCAAGGTCGGTCCGCGGCACGAGCCCTATATGGCCGGCCGGCGAAGCAGCGGCGGCCAGGCGGCAAGCGCCTCGCCGGCGCCTATCCTCGCTGACGGCGACATGCGGCTTGATCCGCAGCGCTGCGCCATGATCATCCAGGACCTGCAGAACGACGTCATCATGGACGGCGGCGCGTTCGCCGAGTCCGGCGCTCCCGGTCATGCGAAACAGCAACATGTCGTCGAGAATGTCCGCCGTCTCGCGGAGACCGCGCGGGCCCGCGGCGTCGCCATCATCCACGTCTGGTTCGTCGTCGAGCCGGGTGCGCCGGGTGTCACGCTGAACGCACCGCTGTTCGAAGGCCTCGTCGACAGCAAGGCGATGGTGCGTGGAAGCTGGGGCGCGGCGCCCGTCTCCGGCCTCGAGCCCCGGCCCGGCGATTTCGTCGTCGAGAAGATGCGGATGAGCGCGTGGGAGGGCACGCGGCTGGAGACAATCCTCAAGGCGACCGGGCGCGACATGATCATCAACACCGGTGCCTGGACCAACATGTCGGTCGAGCACACCGCCCGCACCGGGGCAGACAAGGGCTACTTCATGATCGTCCCCGAAGATTGCTGCTCGACCATGAACGCCGACTGGCACAATGCGTCGATTAATTTTGCCATGCAGAACGTGGCGATCGTCACGAGGGCGGATGCCGTCATCAGGGCGTTGGGATGA
- a CDS encoding N-acyl homoserine lactonase family protein — MALEIKILDYGDIELESSFLVLGRDCGRTRRVLTLGFLILGGKYPVVVDTGYRSNQIMETLGMRGLQYHENMIENQLARHGVRMGDVRFVCHTHLHIDHAGKDDLFPMNTTVVLNRKELEYSVSGLMHPQYPAPDIKHLIDRLHTKSALRFLDLEITGPIELMPGVYCDAANAHTEGSMNVIVETADGIATICGDVIYDFNDQIVTPFNEIHDWEPRTTGNHGTSKRAEKASIKKLLSNSRYLLPVHDRPAKIEGGNVVGRLHDQVPGPIVQSLPARNWFPA; from the coding sequence ATGGCGCTGGAGATCAAGATCCTGGACTATGGCGATATCGAGCTGGAATCGAGCTTTCTGGTTCTCGGCCGCGACTGCGGTCGCACCCGCCGCGTCCTCACCCTCGGTTTCCTGATCCTCGGGGGGAAATATCCGGTCGTGGTCGACACCGGCTACCGCTCCAACCAGATCATGGAGACGCTGGGCATGCGCGGGCTGCAGTACCACGAGAACATGATCGAGAACCAGCTCGCGCGCCACGGCGTGCGCATGGGCGACGTCCGCTTCGTCTGCCACACCCATCTGCACATCGACCACGCCGGCAAGGACGATCTGTTCCCGATGAACACGACCGTCGTGCTCAACCGCAAGGAACTCGAGTATTCCGTCTCCGGCCTGATGCATCCGCAATATCCGGCGCCCGACATCAAGCACCTGATCGACCGGCTGCACACCAAGAGCGCGCTGCGCTTCCTCGACTTAGAGATCACCGGCCCGATCGAGCTGATGCCCGGCGTCTATTGCGACGCGGCCAATGCGCATACGGAGGGCTCGATGAACGTCATCGTCGAGACCGCCGACGGGATTGCGACCATCTGCGGCGACGTGATCTACGATTTCAACGACCAGATCGTGACGCCCTTCAACGAGATCCACGATTGGGAGCCGCGCACGACGGGCAATCATGGCACCAGCAAGCGCGCCGAGAAAGCCTCGATCAAGAAGCTGCTGAGCAATTCGCGCTATCTGCTGCCGGTGCACGACCGCCCGGCCAAGATCGAAGGCGGCAACGTCGTCGGGCGCCTGCACGATCAGGTCCCCGGACCGATCGTGCAGTCCTTGCCCGCACGCAACTGGTTCCCGGCTTGA
- a CDS encoding amidohydrolase family protein, whose protein sequence is MTDIVDGHHHIWRQADLPWLTGPMQPRIFGPYEPIRRDYPIQEYLDDLKDTGVTRSVYVQTNWANDRFEDEAAWVQQTADEHGWPHAIVAYANFAVDDVRPQLDRLKRYKLVRGVRMQLHWHENPLYRFAARPDLCTDPMISRNVARLADYGWSFDLQVFTPQMPDAAALAEACPDVTFILQHAGMLEDLSPGGRAAWRSGMARLAACPNVVSKLSGLGTFIHRNDPAHIAAVLIDTVAIFGAERCLFGSNFPIEKLWTSYLELVGAFRTAAAPFSAEQQDAIFKTTATRVYRL, encoded by the coding sequence GTGACCGACATTGTCGACGGCCATCATCACATCTGGCGGCAGGCCGACCTGCCCTGGCTGACCGGCCCCATGCAGCCGCGCATCTTCGGACCCTATGAGCCGATCCGGCGCGACTATCCGATCCAGGAATATCTCGACGACCTCAAGGATACCGGCGTCACGCGTTCGGTCTATGTGCAAACCAACTGGGCCAACGACCGCTTCGAGGACGAGGCCGCGTGGGTGCAGCAGACTGCGGACGAACACGGCTGGCCGCACGCGATCGTCGCCTATGCCAATTTCGCCGTGGACGACGTGCGTCCGCAGCTCGATCGCCTGAAGCGCTACAAGCTGGTGCGCGGCGTGCGCATGCAGCTGCACTGGCACGAGAACCCGCTCTATCGCTTTGCCGCCCGCCCCGATCTCTGCACCGATCCGATGATCAGCCGCAACGTCGCGCGCCTCGCCGACTATGGTTGGAGCTTCGACCTGCAGGTGTTCACCCCGCAGATGCCGGATGCCGCAGCGCTGGCCGAAGCCTGCCCCGACGTGACCTTCATCCTCCAGCATGCCGGCATGCTGGAGGATCTCTCTCCTGGTGGCCGCGCCGCCTGGCGCAGCGGCATGGCCCGGCTCGCGGCCTGCCCGAACGTGGTCTCAAAGCTCTCCGGGCTCGGCACCTTCATCCATCGCAACGATCCTGCGCACATCGCCGCCGTGCTCATCGACACCGTCGCGATCTTCGGCGCCGAGCGCTGCCTGTTCGGCTCCAATTTCCCCATCGAGAAATTGTGGACCAGCTATCTCGAGCTCGTCGGCGCCTTTCGCACCGCCGCCGCGCCGTTCAGCGCGGAGCAGCAGGACGCTATCTTCAAGACGACGGCGACGCGCGTCTACCGGCTTTGA
- a CDS encoding vWA domain-containing protein yields the protein MSAELQLPRAARIFVAFVPLLRANGFAVAPEQTTTFLAAIELLGPRDIEHVRQAALATLAPPPERRVTFDRLFDLHFRGSEAIARDDEGEDDETVRLQEEGRGDDAPLLSDEANESGLTATRSEALVERRFGAASSTDALRRLAREAPRRLPRRRGHRRMRARRGPFADLRRTLRDSVRSDGEILRLGHMKRRQRPRKMLLLIDVSGSMKSRTEENMKLAHALVQAAPSVEVFTFGTRLTRITRPLRLKRREQAMNAAAHLVSDWDGGTRIGDALQAFLAVPRFGGYARGAAVIIVSDGLERGETDALRDAVAKLSRRAWRLSWLTPLATSPGFHPQTEALIAIERFVDDLVDGGSSASIVAHILALGRRRAA from the coding sequence ATGAGCGCCGAACTGCAGCTCCCGCGCGCCGCGCGCATCTTCGTCGCCTTCGTCCCGCTGCTGCGCGCGAACGGCTTTGCCGTCGCACCGGAGCAAACCACCACATTCCTCGCCGCGATCGAGCTGCTCGGCCCGCGCGACATCGAGCACGTCAGGCAAGCCGCCCTCGCGACGCTGGCGCCGCCGCCCGAGCGCCGTGTGACCTTCGACCGGCTGTTCGATCTCCACTTCCGCGGCAGCGAGGCCATCGCGCGCGACGACGAGGGCGAGGACGACGAGACAGTCCGCCTCCAGGAAGAGGGCCGCGGCGACGATGCCCCCCTGCTCTCCGACGAGGCCAATGAGTCCGGCCTCACCGCGACCCGAAGCGAGGCGCTGGTCGAGCGTCGCTTTGGGGCGGCCTCGAGCACGGACGCATTGCGCCGCCTGGCGCGGGAGGCGCCGCGACGCCTGCCGCGACGGCGCGGCCATCGCCGCATGCGCGCCCGCCGCGGGCCGTTTGCCGATCTCCGCCGCACCTTGCGCGACAGTGTCCGCAGCGACGGCGAGATTCTGCGGCTCGGTCACATGAAGCGACGCCAGCGTCCGCGCAAGATGCTCCTGCTGATCGACGTCTCCGGCTCGATGAAGAGCCGCACCGAGGAGAACATGAAGCTCGCGCATGCGCTGGTGCAGGCCGCGCCCAGTGTCGAGGTCTTCACCTTCGGCACGCGGCTGACCCGCATCACCCGCCCGCTGCGACTGAAGCGCCGCGAGCAGGCCATGAACGCCGCCGCGCATCTGGTCAGCGATTGGGACGGCGGCACCCGCATCGGCGACGCACTCCAGGCCTTCCTCGCCGTGCCCCGCTTCGGCGGCTATGCGCGCGGCGCCGCCGTGATCATCGTCTCCGATGGACTCGAGCGTGGGGAGACCGATGCGCTTCGCGACGCCGTCGCGAAATTGTCGCGGCGGGCCTGGCGCCTGAGCTGGCTGACGCCGCTGGCGACAAGCCCCGGCTTCCACCCGCAGACCGAGGCGCTCATCGCCATCGAGCGCTTCGTCGACGACCTCGTGGATGGCGGTTCGAGCGCGTCGATCGTCGCGCATATTCTGGCGCTGGGACGAAGGAGAGCGGCGTGA
- a CDS encoding AAA family ATPase, translating into MAVRSNIVGIDSPEALEKALRAAYYLADEGLATSAYLGLALGKPLLLEGAPGVGKTEAAKAIAAVLGRRLIRLQCYEGIDASAALYEWNYPRQMLAIRQAGDESIDIYGETFLIERPMLAALRAPDSTVLLIDEIDRADQEFEAFLLEFLSDFQISIPERGTVRAAERPVVVLTSNRTRDLHEALRRRCVYHWIDYPTAEREARIIMMRASSVAEATARAVVAAVERLRREPLSKAPGIAEAVDWAEAATLLHKGGARWPDAFKRSIGVALKDEEDLHFISPRLDAMLAEATA; encoded by the coding sequence GTGGCGGTTCGCAGCAACATCGTCGGCATCGACAGCCCGGAGGCGCTGGAGAAGGCGCTGCGGGCAGCCTATTACCTGGCCGACGAGGGCCTTGCGACATCAGCCTATCTCGGTCTCGCGCTCGGCAAGCCGCTGCTGCTCGAGGGCGCACCCGGCGTCGGCAAGACGGAAGCCGCAAAAGCCATTGCCGCCGTGCTCGGCCGGCGCCTGATCCGCCTGCAATGCTACGAGGGCATCGACGCCTCTGCCGCGCTCTATGAGTGGAACTATCCGCGCCAGATGCTGGCGATCCGCCAGGCCGGCGACGAGAGCATCGACATCTATGGCGAGACCTTCCTGATCGAGCGTCCCATGCTGGCCGCGCTCCGCGCGCCCGATTCCACCGTGCTGCTGATCGACGAAATCGACCGCGCCGACCAGGAGTTCGAGGCGTTTCTGCTCGAATTCCTCTCCGACTTCCAGATCTCGATTCCCGAGCGCGGCACGGTTCGCGCGGCGGAGCGCCCCGTGGTCGTTCTGACGTCGAACCGGACGCGCGATCTGCACGAGGCCTTGCGCCGCCGCTGCGTCTATCACTGGATCGACTATCCGACCGCGGAGCGCGAGGCGCGGATCATCATGATGCGCGCCTCCAGCGTCGCCGAGGCCACGGCCCGCGCCGTCGTCGCAGCCGTGGAGAGGCTGCGGCGCGAGCCGCTGAGCAAGGCGCCCGGCATTGCCGAGGCCGTCGACTGGGCCGAGGCCGCGACGCTGCTGCACAAGGGCGGCGCGCGCTGGCCGGATGCATTCAAGCGCTCGATCGGCGTGGCGCTGAAGGACGAAGAGGATCTGCATTTCATCTCGCCGCGGCTCGACGCCATGCTCGCGGAGGCGACCGCATGA
- a CDS encoding xanthine dehydrogenase family protein molybdopterin-binding subunit, giving the protein MTRHRGRGMASINYPIGMNLGGDPSQALVHSNPSGKFTVALSSIDLGQGMKSVTRQICAETLGVPVEDVYVDTADSDTGPHCMGSFASRGTHRVGNAVMAAAREARGVMMEAAAEELEVNAADLETDGRGNIHVKGAPHRSISTKDVAIAAQFKQGKTISGRGIFLVPLSNVDPETGEMSPATCYAHACLVAEVEVDDETGDVAMVRMDSAYELGRALNPRLVEQQLVGGAWMGVSHALYETPEPYYPDPIHGPRDFVEYLMPGPGDICPHDIAVLERPAPDGPFGAKGPGEMCANPVLPAVANAIFNAVGVRIDDLPITPEKVLRAIKAQGGARPQARR; this is encoded by the coding sequence ATGACCAGGCATCGCGGACGCGGCATGGCGTCGATCAACTACCCCATCGGCATGAACCTTGGCGGCGACCCGAGCCAGGCCCTGGTTCACTCCAATCCCAGCGGCAAGTTCACGGTGGCGCTGTCGTCGATCGACCTCGGCCAGGGCATGAAATCGGTGACGCGGCAGATCTGCGCCGAGACGCTGGGCGTGCCGGTCGAGGACGTCTATGTCGACACGGCGGATTCCGACACCGGCCCGCACTGCATGGGCTCGTTCGCCTCGCGCGGCACCCACCGGGTCGGCAATGCCGTGATGGCCGCGGCGCGCGAGGCCCGCGGCGTGATGATGGAAGCGGCGGCTGAGGAGCTCGAGGTCAATGCCGCCGATCTCGAAACCGACGGCCGCGGCAATATTCACGTCAAGGGCGCGCCGCACCGTTCGATCTCGACCAAGGATGTCGCGATTGCCGCGCAGTTCAAGCAGGGCAAGACCATTTCGGGCCGCGGCATCTTTCTGGTTCCCCTTTCCAACGTCGATCCGGAGACCGGCGAGATGTCGCCGGCGACCTGCTACGCCCATGCCTGCCTCGTCGCCGAGGTCGAGGTCGACGACGAGACCGGCGATGTCGCGATGGTCCGGATGGATTCCGCCTATGAGCTCGGTCGCGCGCTGAACCCGCGTCTGGTCGAGCAGCAACTGGTCGGCGGTGCCTGGATGGGTGTCAGCCACGCGCTCTATGAGACCCCGGAGCCCTATTATCCCGATCCCATTCACGGCCCCCGCGACTTCGTCGAATATCTGATGCCCGGCCCCGGCGACATCTGCCCGCACGATATCGCGGTGCTGGAACGTCCCGCTCCCGATGGCCCCTTTGGTGCCAAGGGCCCCGGCGAGATGTGCGCCAACCCGGTGCTACCGGCCGTCGCCAATGCGATCTTCAATGCCGTCGGCGTGCGCATCGACGACCTGCCGATCACGCCTGAAAAGGTGCTGCGCGCGATCAAGGCCCAGGGCGGCGCGCGGCCGCAGGCACGGCGCTAG
- a CDS encoding xanthine dehydrogenase family protein molybdopterin-binding subunit: protein MLELRKDIFADERDDNLKEIGKGTQRQDMLGHVTGTSSYFNDHKLQGMLHLKVVRSTQAHARIRRIDTTEAERSAGVRRIIRGTDVPVNLNTLLSLINFGKDDEPSLAVDKVRYKGEPILAIVADSEREAFEAIARVKVDYEPLPTVFDVEDALKPGAPVVNETYPKNAFIYHDVYDHQRLRFGDADAALASADHVLEQRYQMSPIEHAPTETNGAIAAPDTNGRYVVYTSTQALFFSVDTCAKILDVPSNTFHFIGGTVGGGFGGKVDTLTEPLAILGAMLTGRPVRYVFGREEEMQYGPPRGAERIYIKDGVMRDGRIVARKIRAFFDSGAYTRLSSYAAVKCAAHLPGPYTIPNVYGDVYCVFTNRTPATAMRGFGVTAMDFAIECQMDKLANLVGMDPMEFRILNAYRDGDMKAHRREAKNTALIECVQVAAEKAKWPIRDEFKRASSRKDGGGSRAVIPPTATESRARPAAPAQQRTSYDRAPVTTTREPPRDPPPPAPPPPPPRPAAPSHGATRFSSVFGTRRR, encoded by the coding sequence ATGCTGGAACTGCGCAAGGACATTTTCGCCGACGAGCGCGACGATAACCTCAAGGAAATCGGCAAGGGCACCCAGCGCCAGGACATGCTCGGCCATGTCACGGGCACGTCGAGCTACTTCAACGATCACAAGCTGCAAGGCATGCTGCACCTGAAGGTCGTACGCTCGACCCAGGCCCATGCAAGGATCCGTCGCATCGATACCACCGAGGCCGAACGTTCGGCCGGCGTTCGCCGGATCATCCGTGGCACCGACGTGCCGGTCAATCTCAACACGCTGCTCAGCCTGATCAACTTCGGCAAGGATGACGAGCCGTCGCTGGCGGTCGACAAGGTCCGCTACAAGGGCGAGCCGATCCTCGCCATCGTCGCCGACAGCGAGCGCGAAGCGTTCGAGGCCATCGCGAGGGTCAAGGTCGACTACGAGCCGCTCCCGACTGTGTTCGATGTCGAGGACGCGCTGAAGCCCGGCGCGCCCGTGGTCAACGAGACCTATCCGAAGAACGCCTTCATCTATCACGACGTCTACGATCACCAGCGCCTGCGCTTCGGCGATGCGGACGCGGCGCTCGCCAGCGCCGACCACGTGCTGGAGCAGCGCTACCAGATGTCCCCGATCGAGCACGCGCCGACCGAGACCAACGGCGCCATTGCGGCACCCGACACCAACGGCCGTTACGTCGTCTACACCTCGACCCAGGCGCTGTTCTTCTCCGTCGACACCTGCGCCAAGATTCTGGACGTGCCTTCCAATACGTTCCACTTCATCGGCGGCACCGTTGGCGGCGGCTTCGGCGGCAAGGTGGACACGTTGACCGAGCCACTTGCGATCCTCGGCGCGATGCTGACCGGACGCCCCGTCCGCTACGTGTTCGGGCGCGAGGAGGAGATGCAGTACGGCCCGCCGCGCGGCGCCGAACGCATCTACATCAAGGACGGCGTGATGCGCGACGGCCGCATCGTCGCGCGCAAGATCCGCGCTTTTTTCGACAGCGGCGCCTATACGCGACTCTCCAGCTACGCCGCAGTGAAGTGCGCCGCCCATCTTCCAGGCCCCTACACCATCCCGAACGTCTATGGCGACGTCTATTGCGTCTTCACCAATCGCACGCCCGCGACCGCCATGCGCGGCTTCGGCGTCACCGCGATGGACTTCGCGATCGAATGCCAGATGGACAAGCTCGCAAACCTCGTCGGCATGGACCCGATGGAGTTTCGCATTCTGAACGCCTATCGCGACGGCGACATGAAGGCGCACCGGCGCGAGGCCAAGAACACCGCGCTGATCGAATGCGTTCAGGTCGCGGCCGAGAAGGCCAAATGGCCGATCCGCGACGAGTTCAAGCGCGCCTCCTCGCGCAAGGACGGCGGCGGCAGCCGCGCGGTGATCCCGCCGACCGCAACGGAGTCCCGCGCACGTCCGGCTGCGCCTGCACAGCAGCGCACGAGCTACGACCGTGCACCCGTAACCACGACACGGGAGCCGCCGCGCGATCCACCCCCGCCGGCACCGCCGCCTCCCCCACCACGCCCGGCCGCACCATCGCACGGCGCGACGCGGTTCTCGTCGGTGTTCGGCACCAGGAGACGCTGA
- a CDS encoding (2Fe-2S)-binding protein, producing the protein MSKIPLQFRHNGRDVAIFVDGGTNLLVALRELIGDMTPKFGCGQGGCGTCSVLVDGELHLSCLTLAETVAGRSIETLDGMKQGPNLHPLQRAFADHFAAQCGYCTPGMLMAAKALLDRNPSPSRDEVIEAISGNICRCTGYEPIINAILAAASGRVSA; encoded by the coding sequence ATGTCCAAGATACCCCTGCAATTTCGTCACAACGGCCGCGATGTCGCGATCTTCGTCGACGGCGGCACCAATCTGCTGGTGGCGCTGCGCGAGTTGATCGGCGACATGACGCCGAAATTCGGCTGCGGCCAGGGCGGCTGCGGCACGTGCAGTGTGCTTGTTGACGGCGAGCTTCATCTCTCCTGCCTGACGCTGGCGGAGACGGTGGCCGGCCGTTCCATCGAGACGCTCGACGGCATGAAGCAGGGCCCGAACCTGCACCCTCTGCAGCGCGCCTTCGCGGACCATTTCGCGGCCCAGTGCGGCTATTGCACGCCGGGCATGCTGATGGCCGCCAAGGCGCTGCTCGACCGCAATCCCTCGCCGAGCCGCGACGAGGTCATTGAAGCCATCTCCGGCAACATCTGCCGCTGCACCGGCTACGAGCCGATCATCAATGCCATCCTGGCCGCAGCGAGCGGCCGGGTCAGCGCCTGA
- a CDS encoding FAD binding domain-containing protein — MAVTVKTFASASEAAGALSSDRSARYLGGGTLVMRALNEGDVAISIVVRANDQALTRIDASGPRITLGAGVTFARILAERDLAFLHAPARSIGGPAVRNMGTVGGNLFAKAPYGDFTVALLALDATVAVAGGFGARDIPIEEFLQARERQAGTLVLSVSCTRPASSDAFRYRKIARIKPKGGSVVTLAAHLPISGGRIAGARIALGSMAPTQIRARAAERALEGRSLDAATIAAAASAATEGTSPSDNALGSAWYRREIVGVHLRRLLSGQE; from the coding sequence ATGGCCGTGACAGTGAAGACGTTTGCAAGCGCCAGCGAGGCGGCGGGGGCATTGTCCTCGGACCGCAGCGCGCGCTATCTCGGCGGCGGCACGCTGGTGATGCGGGCATTGAACGAGGGCGATGTCGCGATCTCGATCGTGGTCCGCGCCAACGATCAGGCGCTGACCCGGATCGACGCCTCGGGACCGCGCATCACGCTCGGCGCCGGCGTCACCTTCGCGCGCATCCTTGCTGAGCGGGACCTCGCCTTCCTGCACGCGCCCGCCCGCTCGATCGGCGGTCCCGCCGTGCGCAACATGGGCACGGTCGGCGGCAATCTTTTTGCCAAAGCTCCCTACGGCGATTTCACCGTGGCGCTGCTGGCGCTCGATGCGACCGTCGCCGTCGCGGGCGGCTTTGGTGCCCGCGACATCCCGATCGAGGAGTTCTTGCAGGCGCGCGAACGTCAGGCCGGAACCCTGGTGCTGTCGGTCTCCTGCACCCGGCCGGCGAGCAGCGACGCGTTCCGCTATCGCAAGATCGCCCGCATCAAGCCGAAGGGCGGCTCGGTCGTCACGCTTGCCGCGCATCTGCCGATCAGCGGCGGCCGGATCGCGGGCGCACGGATCGCGCTGGGATCGATGGCGCCGACCCAGATCCGCGCCCGTGCCGCCGAGCGCGCGCTGGAGGGCCGCTCGCTGGACGCTGCAACCATCGCGGCCGCCGCATCGGCGGCGACCGAGGGAACATCGCCATCCGACAACGCGCTCGGCAGCGCGTGGTATCGCCGCGAGATCGTCGGCGTCCATCTGCGGCGCCTGCTGTCAGGCCAGGAATAG
- a CDS encoding SRPBCC family protein, translated as MPHVVKSTILDAPTDTVWTVLRDFNGHDRWHPVVATSSIERTQSSDRIGCIRRFKLNDGSELREQLLALSDLEQSFSYCLLDTPVPMFNYVAHVRLLPVTDGDRTFWHWESRFTTKPEDRDRITHMVAEDIYQAGFEAIRRHLREAA; from the coding sequence GTGCCGCATGTCGTCAAGAGCACGATCCTGGACGCACCGACCGATACGGTGTGGACCGTGCTGCGCGATTTCAACGGGCACGATCGCTGGCATCCGGTTGTCGCGACCTCGTCGATCGAACGCACGCAGTCCTCCGACAGGATCGGCTGCATCAGGCGGTTCAAGCTCAACGACGGCTCCGAGCTGCGCGAGCAATTGCTGGCGCTGTCGGACCTGGAGCAGTCCTTCAGCTATTGCCTGCTCGACACGCCGGTGCCGATGTTCAACTACGTCGCCCATGTCAGGCTGCTGCCGGTCACCGACGGCGACCGCACCTTCTGGCACTGGGAATCCCGTTTCACCACCAAGCCGGAAGATCGGGACCGCATCACCCACATGGTCGCGGAAGACATTTACCAGGCTGGATTCGAGGCAATCCGCCGGCATCTGAGGGAGGCCGCATAG